The Lactuca sativa cultivar Salinas chromosome 2, Lsat_Salinas_v11, whole genome shotgun sequence genome includes a window with the following:
- the LOC111911665 gene encoding uncharacterized protein LOC111911665: MTGTPATGATPVVKPNAPVPNIMANHAETPAKFSGLNFKRWQQKMLFYLTTLNLAWFLTDIAPMIVEGQADAQSMNAVDAWKHSEFMCRNYMLNGLTDALYNVYCKVATPKEVWESLERKHKTEDAGTKKHVVAKLLEFKMVDSKSIMSQVQDLQVITHDNNAEGMDLNDSFQVASMVENLPPGWIDFKNYLKHKRKEMSVEELVVRLRIEEDN; the protein is encoded by the coding sequence ATGACTGGAACTCCTGCTACTGGTGCTACTCCTGTTGTGAAACCGAATGCACCGGTTCCAAACATCATGGCTAATCATGCTGAGACACCTGCAAAATTTTCTGGTCTGAACTTCAAGAGGTGGCAGCAGAAGATGTTATTCTACTTGACCACTTTGAACCTGGCTTGGTTCCTAACAGATATTGCTCCTATGATTGTTGAGGGACAGGCTGATGCTCAATCTATGAATGCAGTGGATGCATGGAAGCATTCAGAATTTATGTGTCGCAACTATATGTTGAATGGCCTAACTGATGCACTTTACAATGTCTATTGTAAAGTTGCAACTCCTAAGGAAGTATGGGAGTCCTTGGAAAGGAAGCATAAGACAGAAGATGCTGGAAccaagaagcatgttgttgctaaATTATTGGAATTCAAAATGGTTGACTCAAAATCTATTATGAGTCAAGTGCAAGACCTTCAGGTCATCACACATGATAACAATGCAGAAGGGATGGATCTTAATGATTCATTCCAAGTTGCATCAATGGTTGAAAATCTTCCTCCTGGTTGGATAGACTTCAAAAATTACCTTAAGCATAAGCGAAAGGAGATGTCTGTGGAGGAACTGGTGGTGCGTCTTCGCATTGAAGAAGACAATTGA